From one Streptomyces sp. CA-210063 genomic stretch:
- the priA gene encoding bifunctional 1-(5-phosphoribosyl)-5-((5-phosphoribosylamino)methylideneamino)imidazole-4-carboxamide isomerase/phosphoribosylanthranilate isomerase PriA: MAKLELLPAVDVRDGQAVRLVHGESGTETSYGSPLEAALAWQRAGAEWLHLVDLDAAFGTGDNRDLVAEVTRAMDIKVELSGGIRDDASLAKALATGCTRVNLGTAALETPEWVAKVIAEHGDKIAVGLDVKGTTLRGRGWTRDGGDLYETLERLDKEGCARYVVTDIAKDGTLQGPNLELLRNVCAATDRPVVASGGVSSLDDLRAIAELVPLGVEGSIVGKALYAKAFTLEEALEAVS, encoded by the coding sequence ATGGCAAAGCTCGAACTCCTCCCCGCCGTCGACGTCCGTGACGGCCAGGCGGTCCGGCTCGTCCACGGCGAGTCCGGCACGGAGACCTCCTACGGATCGCCTCTGGAGGCCGCCCTCGCCTGGCAGCGCGCGGGCGCCGAGTGGCTGCACCTGGTCGACCTGGACGCCGCGTTCGGCACGGGTGACAACCGTGACCTGGTCGCCGAGGTCACCCGGGCCATGGACATCAAGGTCGAGCTGTCCGGCGGCATCCGGGACGACGCCTCCCTGGCGAAGGCCCTGGCCACCGGCTGCACCCGGGTCAACCTCGGCACCGCCGCCCTGGAGACCCCCGAGTGGGTCGCCAAGGTCATCGCCGAACACGGCGACAAGATCGCGGTCGGCCTCGACGTGAAGGGCACCACCCTGCGCGGCCGTGGCTGGACCCGCGACGGCGGCGACCTCTACGAGACGCTGGAGCGCCTCGACAAGGAGGGCTGCGCCCGCTACGTCGTCACGGACATCGCCAAGGACGGCACCCTCCAGGGCCCGAACCTGGAGCTGCTGAGGAACGTCTGCGCGGCCACCGACCGCCCGGTCGTGGCGTCCGGCGGCGTGTCGTCCCTCGACGACCTGCGGGCCATCGCCGAGTTGGTGCCCCTCGGTGTCGAGGGCTCCATCGTCGGGAAGGCCCTGTACGCGAAGGCGTTCACCCTGGAAGAGGCCCTGGAGGCTGTGTCGTGA
- the hisF gene encoding imidazole glycerol phosphate synthase subunit HisF, whose amino-acid sequence MTLAVRVIPCLDVDNGRVVKGVNFQNLRDAGDPVEMAKVYDTEGADELTFLDITASSGNRETTYDVVRRTAEQVFIPLTVGGGVRTAEDVDKLLRAGADKVGVNTAAIARPDLIREIAERFGRQVLVLSVDARRTESGSFEVTTHGGRKGTGIDAVEWAHRAAELGAGEILLNSMDADGTKDGYDLEMITAVRKHVTVPVIASGGAGKLADFSPAIEAGADAVLAASVFHFGDLRIGEVKDALRESGHPVR is encoded by the coding sequence ATGACCCTGGCGGTCCGAGTCATCCCCTGCCTGGACGTGGACAACGGCCGGGTCGTCAAGGGTGTCAACTTCCAGAACCTGCGCGACGCGGGCGACCCCGTCGAGATGGCCAAGGTGTACGACACCGAGGGTGCCGACGAGCTGACGTTCCTGGACATCACCGCCTCGTCGGGCAACCGCGAGACGACGTACGACGTGGTGCGCCGCACCGCCGAGCAGGTCTTCATCCCCCTGACGGTCGGCGGCGGCGTCCGCACGGCCGAGGACGTGGACAAGCTGCTGCGGGCGGGCGCGGACAAGGTCGGCGTCAACACGGCGGCGATCGCCCGCCCCGACCTGATCCGTGAGATCGCCGAGCGTTTCGGCCGCCAGGTGCTGGTGCTGTCTGTCGACGCCCGCCGTACGGAATCCGGCTCCTTCGAGGTCACCACCCACGGCGGCCGCAAGGGCACCGGTATCGACGCCGTCGAGTGGGCCCACCGGGCCGCCGAACTGGGGGCCGGCGAGATCCTGCTCAACTCCATGGACGCGGACGGCACCAAGGACGGCTACGACCTGGAGATGATCACCGCCGTCCGCAAGCACGTCACCGTCCCCGTCATCGCCTCCGGCGGCGCCGGCAAGCTCGCCGACTTCTCCCCGGCGATCGAGGCCGGCGCCGACGCCGTCCTCGCCGCCTCCGTCTTCCACTTCGGCGACCTGCGCATCGGCGAGGTCAAGGACGCGCTGCGGGAGTCGGGACACCCCGTGCGGTGA
- a CDS encoding TIGR03085 family metal-binding protein, translating into MSTHAKRERLLFAELLETAGPEAPTLCEGWKTRDLAAHVVVRERRPDAAGGILIKQLASRLDRVMEEFAAKPYAELIQLVRTGPPRFSPFSLKQIDEASNTIEFYVHAEDIRRAQPDWSPRELDHVFQDALWSRLERTARLMGRGSPTGLVLRRPDGRTAVAHRGAPVVTVTGEPSELLLFLYGRQKVADVELEGEKEAITKLHETKQLGI; encoded by the coding sequence ATGTCGACCCATGCCAAGCGTGAACGGCTTCTCTTCGCCGAACTGTTGGAGACCGCGGGCCCCGAGGCTCCCACCCTGTGCGAGGGCTGGAAGACCCGTGACCTCGCCGCGCACGTGGTGGTGCGCGAGCGCCGCCCCGACGCCGCCGGGGGCATCCTCATCAAGCAGCTCGCGTCGCGCCTGGACCGGGTGATGGAGGAGTTCGCCGCGAAGCCGTACGCGGAGCTGATCCAGCTCGTGCGGACCGGCCCGCCGCGTTTCTCGCCCTTCTCCCTCAAGCAGATCGACGAGGCGTCGAACACGATCGAGTTCTATGTCCACGCCGAGGACATCCGCCGCGCCCAGCCCGACTGGTCCCCCCGCGAGCTGGACCACGTCTTCCAGGACGCCCTCTGGTCCCGCCTCGAACGCACGGCCCGTCTGATGGGCCGTGGCTCCCCGACCGGCCTGGTCCTGCGCCGCCCCGACGGCCGGACCGCGGTGGCCCACCGGGGCGCGCCCGTCGTCACCGTCACCGGCGAGCCCTCGGAGCTCCTGCTGTTCCTGTACGGCCGGCAGAAGGTGGCCGATGTGGAGCTGGAGGGCGAGAAGGAAGCGATCACGAAGCTGCACGAGACGAAGCAGCTGGGGATCTGA
- a CDS encoding RidA family protein encodes MTSEAVRRVQSGSPWEEAFGFARAVEAGDRVLVSGTTAFKGDVLYGEGDPYEQARVAFASAIEALGEFGLGAESVIRTRMYLTHMRDVEAVGRAHKELFDPVRPAATLLVVEGFVDSRILVEVEVEAFRG; translated from the coding sequence ATGACGTCCGAAGCCGTGCGGCGTGTACAGAGCGGGAGTCCCTGGGAGGAGGCCTTCGGTTTCGCGCGCGCCGTCGAGGCGGGCGATCGCGTCCTGGTGTCGGGCACCACGGCCTTCAAGGGCGATGTGCTGTACGGGGAGGGCGACCCGTACGAACAGGCCAGGGTGGCCTTCGCCAGCGCGATCGAGGCGCTCGGCGAGTTCGGGCTCGGCGCCGAGTCCGTGATCCGTACGCGGATGTACCTGACACACATGCGGGACGTGGAGGCCGTGGGGCGGGCCCACAAGGAGCTCTTCGACCCGGTGCGTCCGGCCGCGACCCTGCTGGTCGTGGAGGGTTTCGTCGACTCCCGCATCCTTGTCGAAGTAGAAGTCGAAGCATTCAGAGGCTAG
- the hisH gene encoding imidazole glycerol phosphate synthase subunit HisH has product MELSTVSKKVVVFDYGFGNVRSAERALARTGAEVEITRDFDKAMNADGLLVPGVGAFAACMKGLKEARGDWIIDRRLAGGRPVMGICVGMQILFARGIEHGVETEGLDEWPGAVEPLQAEIVPHMGWNTVEAPAGTELFAGLDADARFYFVHSYAVHDWALETHNPALTAPKVTWSTHGKPFVAAVENGALWATQFHPEKSGDAGAQLLTNWIGTL; this is encoded by the coding sequence GTGGAATTGAGCACCGTGTCCAAGAAGGTCGTCGTCTTCGACTACGGCTTCGGGAACGTGAGGTCCGCCGAGCGTGCCCTCGCGCGTACGGGAGCCGAGGTCGAGATAACGCGTGACTTCGACAAGGCCATGAACGCCGACGGGCTGCTGGTGCCCGGCGTCGGCGCCTTCGCCGCCTGTATGAAGGGGCTGAAGGAGGCGCGCGGCGACTGGATCATCGACCGCCGGCTCGCCGGCGGCCGCCCGGTGATGGGCATCTGTGTCGGTATGCAGATCCTCTTCGCACGCGGCATCGAGCACGGCGTGGAGACCGAGGGCCTCGACGAATGGCCCGGCGCCGTCGAGCCGCTCCAGGCCGAGATCGTGCCGCACATGGGCTGGAACACCGTCGAGGCCCCGGCCGGCACGGAACTGTTCGCCGGCCTCGACGCCGACGCCCGTTTCTACTTCGTGCACTCCTACGCCGTCCACGACTGGGCCCTGGAGACGCACAACCCCGCCCTGACCGCGCCCAAGGTCACCTGGTCGACGCACGGCAAGCCCTTCGTGGCGGCCGTGGAGAACGGCGCCCTGTGGGCCACGCAGTTCCACCCCGAGAAGTCCGGCGACGCCGGAGCGCAGCTGCTGACCAACTGGATCGGAACCCTGTAG
- a CDS encoding anthranilate synthase component I, giving the protein MDLETFRKLASDRRVIPVSRKLLADGDTPVGLYRKLAAERTGTFLLESAENGRSWSRYSFVGVRSHATLTARDGRTHWLGTPPVGVPVDGDPLASLRATIEALHTPHQEGMPPFTGGMVGYLGYDIVRRLEKIGPGERDDLGLPELTMLLTSDLAVMDHWEGSVLLIANAINHNDLDTGVDEAYADAVARLDAMQADLARPVAQPPAALPPSELPEYTALWGGPDFQEAVEDIKERIRAGEAFQVVPSQRFETPCTAGALDVYRVLRATNPSPYMYLFRFDGFDVVGSSPEALVKVEDGQAMVHPIAGTRHRGATPQEDQALADELLADPKERAEHLMLVDLGRNDLGRVCEPGSVEVVDFMSIERYSHVMHIVSTVTGRVAAGRTAFDVLTACFPAGTLSGAPKPRAMQIIDELEPSRRGLYGGCVGYLDFAGDSDTAIAIRTALLRDGTAYVQAGAGIVADSDPVAEDTECRNKAAAVLRAVHTANRLGK; this is encoded by the coding sequence ATGGACCTCGAGACGTTCCGCAAGCTGGCCTCCGACCGCCGGGTCATCCCCGTCAGCCGCAAGCTCCTCGCCGACGGCGACACCCCGGTCGGCCTCTACCGCAAGCTCGCCGCCGAGCGCACCGGCACGTTCCTGCTGGAGTCCGCCGAGAACGGCCGATCCTGGTCCCGCTACTCCTTCGTAGGCGTCCGCAGCCACGCCACCCTCACCGCCCGCGACGGCCGGACCCACTGGCTCGGCACCCCACCCGTCGGCGTCCCCGTCGACGGCGACCCCCTCGCCTCCCTGCGCGCCACCATCGAGGCCCTCCACACCCCCCACCAGGAGGGCATGCCGCCCTTCACCGGCGGCATGGTCGGCTACCTCGGCTACGACATCGTGCGCCGTCTGGAGAAGATCGGCCCCGGCGAGCGCGACGACCTCGGGCTGCCCGAGCTGACCATGCTGCTGACGAGCGACCTGGCGGTCATGGACCACTGGGAGGGCTCGGTCCTGCTGATCGCCAACGCCATCAACCACAACGACCTGGACACGGGCGTCGACGAGGCCTACGCCGACGCGGTCGCCCGCCTCGACGCCATGCAGGCCGACCTCGCCCGGCCCGTCGCCCAGCCCCCGGCGGCCCTCCCGCCCTCCGAGCTGCCCGAGTACACCGCGCTCTGGGGCGGCCCCGACTTCCAGGAGGCCGTCGAGGACATCAAGGAGCGCATCCGGGCCGGCGAGGCCTTCCAGGTCGTCCCCTCCCAGCGCTTCGAAACGCCCTGCACGGCCGGCGCGTTGGACGTCTACCGGGTCCTCAGGGCGACCAACCCGTCCCCGTACATGTACCTGTTCCGCTTCGACGGCTTCGACGTCGTCGGTTCCTCCCCCGAGGCCCTGGTCAAGGTCGAGGACGGGCAGGCCATGGTCCATCCCATCGCCGGCACCCGGCACCGGGGCGCGACCCCGCAGGAGGACCAGGCCCTCGCCGACGAACTGCTCGCCGACCCCAAGGAGCGCGCCGAGCACCTCATGCTCGTCGACCTGGGCCGCAACGACCTGGGCCGGGTCTGCGAACCGGGCTCGGTCGAGGTGGTCGACTTCATGTCCATCGAGCGGTACTCCCACGTCATGCACATCGTGTCCACCGTCACCGGCCGGGTCGCGGCGGGCCGCACGGCCTTCGACGTGCTGACCGCCTGCTTCCCCGCCGGCACCCTCTCCGGCGCCCCGAAGCCGCGCGCCATGCAGATCATCGACGAGCTGGAGCCGTCCCGCCGGGGCCTGTACGGCGGCTGCGTCGGCTATCTGGACTTCGCGGGCGACTCCGACACCGCCATCGCCATCCGCACGGCCCTGCTGCGCGACGGCACGGCCTACGTCCAGGCCGGCGCCGGCATCGTCGCCGACTCGGACCCCGTCGCCGAGGACACCGAGTGCCGCAACAAGGCGGCGGCGGTCCTGCGCGCGGTCCACACGGCGAACAGACTCGGAAAATAG
- a CDS encoding TIGR02234 family membrane protein yields MEYVTAVPHPRSEPAFVRAGRRSLALALLSGALGAAVALLASRQRWSEGTASVAGGAFPLTARGGDVTGVPASLAVVGLAALVAVFAVRRSGRVLVAVLLALSGAGTIAAALLGAYDSSALDDKAAEVSGDNTATVDALSHTGWPYVAAAGGALILLAGLLALRYGRLWPAMSGRYERDGTPRPRKAEPVDPDRPEDIWKALDRGEDPTGPDPA; encoded by the coding sequence GTGGAGTACGTGACCGCAGTTCCTCACCCCCGTTCCGAACCCGCGTTCGTCCGTGCCGGCCGGCGCAGCCTCGCCCTGGCACTGCTCAGCGGTGCGCTCGGCGCGGCCGTCGCGCTGCTCGCCAGCCGCCAGCGCTGGTCGGAGGGCACCGCCTCGGTGGCCGGCGGCGCCTTCCCGCTGACCGCCAGGGGCGGCGACGTCACGGGCGTGCCCGCGTCCCTCGCCGTGGTGGGCCTCGCCGCGCTCGTCGCCGTCTTCGCCGTACGCCGGTCCGGGCGCGTCCTGGTCGCCGTCCTGCTCGCCCTCTCCGGCGCGGGCACGATCGCCGCCGCACTGCTCGGCGCGTACGACAGCTCGGCGCTCGACGACAAGGCCGCCGAGGTCTCCGGCGACAACACCGCGACCGTCGACGCCCTCAGCCACACCGGCTGGCCGTATGTCGCGGCAGCAGGCGGCGCGCTCATCCTGCTCGCCGGGCTGCTCGCGCTCCGCTACGGACGGCTGTGGCCCGCGATGTCCGGCCGCTACGAACGCGACGGCACCCCTCGGCCCCGCAAGGCCGAACCGGTCGACCCCGACCGGCCCGAGGACATCTGGAAGGCCCTGGACCGCGGCGAGGACCCCACGGGACCGGACCCGGCCTGA
- the hisI gene encoding phosphoribosyl-AMP cyclohydrolase, translating into MTSTPSSSSPTSPGAPAGPGAPSALDPEIAARLKRSADGLLPAIAQQYDTGEVLMLGWMDDEALHRTLTTGRCTYWSRSRREYWVKGDTSGHFQWVKSVALDCDADTVLVKVDQVGAACHTGARTCFDEDILKAAEGGADSDVPSLDQ; encoded by the coding sequence ATGACCAGCACGCCGTCCTCCAGCAGCCCCACCAGTCCCGGAGCCCCCGCGGGCCCCGGCGCTCCCAGCGCGCTGGACCCCGAGATCGCCGCGCGCCTCAAGCGCAGCGCCGACGGACTCCTGCCCGCCATCGCCCAGCAGTACGACACCGGTGAGGTGCTCATGCTCGGCTGGATGGACGACGAGGCACTGCACCGCACCCTCACCACCGGGCGCTGCACCTACTGGTCACGCAGCCGCCGGGAGTACTGGGTGAAGGGCGACACCTCCGGCCACTTCCAGTGGGTGAAGTCCGTCGCCCTGGACTGCGACGCCGACACCGTCCTCGTCAAGGTCGACCAGGTGGGCGCCGCCTGCCACACCGGCGCCCGCACCTGCTTCGACGAGGACATCCTCAAGGCCGCCGAGGGCGGCGCCGATTCCGACGTACCGTCACTGGATCAGTAA
- a CDS encoding histidinol-phosphate transaminase gives MSDVRIDDLPVRDELRGKSPYGAPQLDVPVRLNTNENPYPLPDPLVERITERVREAARHLNRYPDRDAVELRTRLAEYLTNTSGHQVGLANVWAANGSNEVIQQLLQTFGGPGRTAIGFEPSYSMHGLISRGTGTGWISGPRGDDFTIDLPAAEKAIAEHQPDVVFITTPNNPTGNAVPPETVLALYEAAQAAKPSMVVVDEAYIEFSHGDSLLPLLDGRPNLVVSRTMSKAFGAAGLRLGYLAAHPAVVDAVQLVRLPYHLSAVTQATALAALEHTDTLLGYVEQLKTERDRLVEELRAIGYEVTESDANFVQFGRFEDAHEVWRKILDRGVLVRDNGVPGWLRVTAGTPAENDAFLDAVRELVSLVGDTPTPPKEQSA, from the coding sequence GTGAGCGACGTACGTATCGACGATCTCCCCGTACGCGACGAGCTGCGCGGCAAGTCCCCCTACGGCGCGCCCCAACTCGACGTCCCCGTACGGCTGAACACCAACGAGAACCCGTACCCGCTGCCCGACCCGCTGGTCGAGCGGATCACCGAGCGGGTGCGGGAGGCGGCCCGGCACCTCAACCGTTACCCGGACCGGGACGCGGTGGAACTGCGCACGCGGCTCGCCGAGTACCTGACGAACACGTCGGGGCACCAGGTCGGCCTGGCGAACGTCTGGGCGGCCAACGGCTCCAACGAGGTCATCCAGCAGCTCCTGCAGACCTTCGGCGGACCCGGCCGTACGGCCATCGGCTTCGAGCCGTCGTACTCGATGCACGGGCTGATCTCGCGCGGCACGGGCACGGGCTGGATCTCCGGTCCCCGGGGCGACGACTTCACGATCGACCTCCCCGCCGCCGAGAAGGCCATCGCCGAGCACCAGCCGGACGTCGTCTTCATCACCACCCCCAACAACCCCACGGGCAACGCGGTCCCGCCGGAGACCGTCCTCGCGCTGTACGAGGCGGCGCAGGCGGCCAAGCCGTCGATGGTGGTCGTCGACGAGGCGTACATCGAGTTCAGCCACGGTGACTCGCTGCTGCCCCTGCTCGACGGACGGCCGAATCTCGTCGTCTCCCGGACGATGTCCAAGGCCTTCGGCGCGGCAGGTCTGCGCCTCGGCTACCTCGCCGCGCACCCGGCGGTCGTGGACGCGGTCCAGCTCGTACGGCTGCCGTACCACCTCTCCGCCGTCACCCAGGCGACCGCGCTGGCCGCCCTGGAGCACACCGACACGCTCCTCGGCTATGTCGAGCAGTTGAAGACGGAGCGGGACCGGCTGGTCGAGGAACTGCGCGCGATCGGCTACGAGGTGACCGAGTCCGACGCGAACTTCGTGCAGTTCGGCAGGTTCGAGGACGCGCACGAGGTGTGGCGGAAGATCCTCGACCGGGGCGTCCTGGTCCGGGACAACGGCGTACCGGGATGGCTGCGCGTCACCGCCGGAACTCCCGCCGAGAACGACGCGTTCCTCGACGCGGTACGTGAACTAGTGAGCCTTGTGGGGGACACCCCCACGCCCCCGAAGGAGCAGAGCGCATGA
- a CDS encoding oxidoreductase has translation MSEGAGVRDGDLPEDLSAAEAGMWQAFRNGSVYDLRDGDVAVDDPHGGHPWGPERSVRARIVAWLLLDGPPALAGRVSALKLVGVQIKDVLELAGGQVVPYVEMKGCRFEKEILLPEARFTTVRLVDCSVPRLEAARLHTEGDLHLPRCRFHNGVRLADAQIGTDLLLNQAVVYRDRHGRSLSADGLTVAQDVQAEMLESHGELSLRGATVGASLSLRGSRLANPYGRLALNAPQLTVERTLYLTPAGIGNPLLTSGSTPARGTRVQRFECQGGIRLDDGRFGDSVDLERARFTFTDEQELSLRRVQVPELRFLGEKPERGKVVLSGARVGVLIDKSESWPGPGNLHMGGFQYETLVPRGQFPLAERLEWVAAATAEYSPEPYERLATVLRAGGDDEGAREVLLAKQRHRRENLPLAAKFWGYVQDWTVAYGYRPGRAAVWMAVLWALTSYAFSHAHHPPMKSGEHPNWSPSLFALDLLLPVIDLGQVGYWQLRGGWQWLAAVVIILGWILATTVAAGATRLLSRN, from the coding sequence GTGAGCGAGGGTGCCGGCGTCCGGGACGGGGACCTGCCGGAGGACCTGTCCGCCGCCGAGGCCGGTATGTGGCAGGCGTTCCGCAACGGCAGCGTGTACGACCTGCGTGACGGGGACGTCGCCGTGGACGATCCGCACGGCGGCCACCCCTGGGGGCCCGAGCGCAGCGTTCGCGCCCGGATCGTGGCCTGGCTGCTGCTGGACGGGCCGCCCGCGCTGGCCGGCCGGGTGTCCGCGCTGAAGCTGGTCGGCGTCCAGATCAAGGATGTCCTGGAGCTCGCTGGCGGCCAGGTGGTGCCGTACGTGGAGATGAAGGGCTGCCGGTTCGAGAAGGAGATCCTGCTGCCGGAGGCTCGGTTCACGACCGTACGGCTCGTGGACTGCTCGGTGCCGCGCCTGGAGGCGGCCCGGCTGCACACGGAGGGCGATCTGCATCTGCCGCGCTGCCGGTTCCACAACGGGGTACGGCTCGCGGACGCCCAGATCGGCACCGATCTGCTGCTCAACCAGGCGGTCGTCTACCGCGACCGGCACGGCCGCTCGCTCTCCGCCGACGGGCTGACCGTCGCCCAGGACGTACAGGCCGAGATGCTGGAGTCGCACGGCGAGCTGAGCCTGCGCGGCGCGACCGTCGGCGCCTCGCTCAGCCTGCGCGGCAGCCGGCTCGCCAACCCGTACGGCCGCCTCGCCCTCAACGCGCCCCAGCTGACCGTCGAACGCACCCTCTATCTGACCCCGGCAGGCATCGGCAATCCGCTGCTCACCAGCGGCAGCACGCCCGCGCGCGGCACCCGGGTCCAGCGGTTCGAGTGCCAGGGCGGGATCCGGCTGGACGACGGGCGGTTCGGCGACTCCGTCGACCTGGAGCGGGCCCGGTTCACCTTCACGGACGAACAGGAGCTGTCCCTGCGCCGCGTCCAGGTGCCCGAGCTGCGCTTCCTCGGCGAGAAGCCGGAGCGCGGCAAGGTCGTCCTGTCCGGCGCCCGCGTCGGCGTCCTGATCGACAAGTCGGAGAGCTGGCCCGGCCCCGGCAACCTCCACATGGGCGGCTTCCAGTACGAGACGCTCGTACCGCGCGGCCAGTTTCCGCTGGCCGAACGGCTGGAGTGGGTGGCGGCGGCGACCGCCGAGTACAGCCCGGAGCCGTACGAGCGGCTGGCGACCGTGCTGCGGGCCGGCGGAGACGACGAGGGCGCCCGCGAGGTGCTCCTCGCCAAGCAGCGCCACCGGCGGGAGAACCTGCCGCTCGCCGCCAAGTTCTGGGGTTACGTGCAGGACTGGACGGTCGCGTACGGGTACCGGCCGGGTCGGGCCGCGGTGTGGATGGCGGTGCTGTGGGCGCTGACCTCGTACGCCTTCTCGCACGCGCACCATCCGCCGATGAAGAGCGGCGAGCATCCGAACTGGAGTCCGTCCCTGTTCGCGCTGGATCTGCTGCTGCCGGTCATCGATCTCGGCCAGGTCGGCTACTGGCAGCTGCGGGGCGGCTGGCAGTGGCTGGCCGCGGTGGTGATCATCCTGGGGTGGATCCTCGCGACGACGGTGGCGGCGGGGGCCACGCGGCTCCTGAGCAGAAACTGA
- the hisD gene encoding histidinol dehydrogenase, whose protein sequence is MISRIDLRGDALPEGPALRDLLPRADFDVSAALEKVRPICEAVHHRGDAALIDFAEKFDGVRLKSVRVPAEALTQALEQLDPAVRAALEESIRRARIVHREQRRTTHTTQVVPGGTVTEKWVPVERVGLYAPGGRSVYPSSVIMNVVPAQEAGVPSIALASPAQSEFDGLPHPTILAACALLGVDEVYAAGGATAVAMFAYGTESCPPANMVTGPGNIWVAAAKRYFTGVIGIDSEAGPTEIAVLADDTADPVHVAADLISQAEHDPLAAAVLVTDSVALADAVEKELQPQVEASKHIEDRIRPSLAGRQSAIVLVDGVDEGLRVVNAYGAEHLEIQTARPQEVAERVVNAGAIFIGPWAPVSLGDYAAGSNHVLPTGGCACHSSGLSVQSFLRGIHIVDYTKDALAEVAHHVVTLAEAEDLPAHGAAIKARFGWKVPEGK, encoded by the coding sequence GTGATCTCCCGAATCGATCTGCGCGGCGACGCCCTCCCGGAGGGACCCGCCCTGCGCGACCTGCTGCCCCGAGCCGACTTCGACGTCTCGGCCGCCCTGGAGAAGGTGCGTCCGATCTGCGAGGCCGTTCATCATCGGGGCGACGCGGCGCTGATCGACTTCGCGGAGAAGTTCGACGGCGTACGGCTGAAGTCGGTACGGGTTCCGGCCGAGGCCCTCACGCAGGCCCTGGAGCAGCTCGACCCGGCCGTCCGCGCGGCCCTGGAGGAGTCGATCCGCCGCGCCCGCATCGTCCACCGCGAGCAGCGCCGCACCACGCACACCACCCAGGTCGTCCCCGGCGGCACGGTCACCGAGAAGTGGGTCCCGGTCGAGCGCGTCGGTCTGTACGCCCCGGGCGGCCGGTCGGTGTACCCCTCGTCCGTGATCATGAACGTGGTCCCGGCACAGGAGGCCGGAGTCCCGTCGATCGCTCTCGCCTCCCCGGCGCAGTCCGAGTTCGACGGGCTCCCGCACCCCACGATCCTCGCCGCCTGCGCGCTGCTCGGCGTCGACGAGGTGTACGCGGCCGGTGGCGCCACCGCCGTCGCGATGTTCGCGTACGGCACCGAGTCCTGCCCGCCCGCCAACATGGTCACCGGGCCGGGCAACATCTGGGTGGCCGCCGCCAAGCGGTACTTCACCGGTGTCATCGGCATCGACTCCGAGGCGGGCCCGACCGAGATCGCGGTTCTCGCGGACGACACCGCCGACCCGGTGCACGTCGCCGCCGACCTGATCAGCCAGGCCGAGCACGACCCGCTCGCGGCCGCCGTGCTCGTCACCGACTCCGTCGCCCTCGCCGACGCCGTCGAGAAGGAGCTTCAGCCGCAGGTCGAGGCCAGCAAGCACATCGAGGACCGCATCCGGCCCTCGCTCGCGGGTCGGCAGTCCGCGATCGTCCTGGTCGACGGCGTCGACGAGGGCCTGCGGGTCGTCAACGCGTACGGCGCCGAGCACCTGGAGATCCAGACGGCCCGTCCTCAGGAGGTCGCCGAGCGCGTCGTCAACGCGGGCGCGATCTTCATCGGCCCCTGGGCGCCGGTCTCGCTGGGCGACTACGCGGCCGGCTCCAACCACGTGCTCCCGACCGGCGGCTGCGCCTGCCACTCCTCCGGTCTGTCCGTCCAGTCCTTCCTGCGCGGCATCCACATCGTCGACTACACGAAGGACGCGCTGGCCGAGGTCGCGCACCACGTGGTGACGCTGGCGGAGGCGGAGGACCTGCCCGCGCACGGCGCGGCGATCAAGGCAAGGTTCGGCTGGAAGGTACCTGAGGGCAAGTGA
- the hisB gene encoding imidazoleglycerol-phosphate dehydratase HisB, with protein MSRVGRVERTTKETSVLVEINLDGTGRTEISTGVGFYDHMLDQLGRHGLFDLTVKTDGDLHIDSHHTIEDTALALGAAFKQALGDKVGIYRFGNCTVPLDESLAQVTVDLSGRPYLVHTEPEKMAPMIGEYDTTMTRHILESFVAQAQIALHVHVPYGRNAHHIVECQFKALARALRYASERDPRAVGILPSTKGAL; from the coding sequence ATGAGCCGTGTTGGACGCGTGGAGCGGACGACCAAGGAGACGTCGGTCCTCGTCGAGATCAATCTCGACGGCACCGGCAGGACGGAGATCTCCACCGGGGTCGGCTTCTACGACCACATGCTCGACCAGCTCGGCCGGCACGGTCTGTTCGACCTGACCGTGAAGACCGACGGCGACCTGCACATCGACTCCCACCACACCATCGAGGACACCGCCCTCGCGCTGGGCGCCGCCTTCAAGCAGGCCCTCGGCGACAAGGTGGGCATCTACCGCTTCGGCAACTGCACGGTCCCGCTGGACGAGTCCCTCGCCCAGGTCACCGTCGACCTCTCCGGCCGCCCCTACCTCGTGCACACCGAGCCCGAGAAGATGGCGCCGATGATCGGCGAGTACGACACCACGATGACCCGGCACATCCTGGAGTCCTTCGTCGCCCAGGCCCAGATCGCGCTGCACGTGCACGTGCCGTACGGGCGCAACGCGCACCACATCGTCGAATGCCAGTTCAAGGCGCTGGCCCGGGCCCTGCGCTACGCGTCCGAGCGCGACCCGCGCGCGGTCGGCATCCTGCCCTCGACGAAGGGCGCGCTGTGA